The Aspergillus fumigatus Af293 chromosome 5, whole genome shotgun sequence nucleotide sequence GGGAGGGAAGAACTCGAGAGAAAAGTAATTTTCGTTTGGCGGCAATGCCGCAATCTTGTCTGTGATCTTTTCCATCTTGACCCGAACTTCTCCTCTGTGGTGAGAAAAATAACGGGGATCTTTGAagttgatggaggagaactTGAGCCAGCGCATACGGGAGTGAAGGACTTGCCCCCCTCCTATTAACGGAGACGGAAAGACGCCCGAATGCCGACCATAGATGGTCAGCCCAACGAGAGGTTGATGACGTCCATTTACAGCTCATTCATTTTCCAGGATAATAGGGGCTATACCATGACACTCGCTACGTCTTGGGATCATCAAATCGTTCATTAGCATCCTTCAATGTCTCGTTCCCGAAACACAACAATACCTTGGTCTTGTCCACTAGGTACATTGTAGACGGCTGTGCAGAATGCAAACAAGACAAACCTGGCCAAGCTCCGTCGATGTCACCGAACAAGTCTGTTGGAGATGACAAGGAATCATCAAATCAAGGACCAGCCTTGACGTCTCGCTGGAGTCAGAAATGGCATTGTTCTAGGTTAGAATTGAAAGTCTTTCCAAGAGCCAGCAAGAAACCTTCTCTACCTCAGTTGAACTCGCCCTAACCACTCCAAGTCGGGTCCAACAAGGTATTGACAGCTTGGGTGAGATGGCTTTATGGCGTTCATTAGCGACTTCAACTTCGCGTCTTTTTCGTCCATCGCTGCGCTCCAATTCGTGCTTTCGGCGTCCCCTGGCGACACCGCCCTCAGCAGGTCCGAATGACTACCGCTCTCGACTCCGCAGGTTGAATGATCGTCTTCCGCCGTTTTTACGCTCCTATACAACCCCGTTACTGGGGGCCCCTGGGACACATATAACGTCCTTTTTGATACTACACGAGATTACAGCCATTGTCCCTTTGCTCGGGCTGGTCGCTTCGTTCCATTACGGCGATTGGTTGCCGGATTTCACCTCAAAAAGCGGCTTCGACGAAGGAGTCCAACGATTCGGTCGCTGGCTGCGAAAGAAAGGTTGGGTGGAGGATGCTGACGTGGATATTGTGAACTCCGACGGATCTGCTTCGGGCAATGACTCTACTACTGGATCGCCCGGTCAATCTCAATTGAGACCGGAAGACAGAAAAGGCGTGCGTCTTGTGCTTGAGTTCGCGACTGCCTACGCAATCACGAAAGCTCTACTACCCGTAAGGATAGTCGTTAGTGCATGGGCAACGCCATGGTTTGCGAGATCTGTTCTCGCTCCGGTAGGCAGGGGCGTCGGGGCTCTTCTTGGAAAAAAGTAGTTTGTGTGGAACCTTCTATGCAACTCTCCGCGACGAATGATTATCTGCACTACTCCCAGATTCCAGCGAAGGGTACGAGACGCAAGTGAGGCCATTGGCACCATAAGTGTTCCGTATATTTTTATTTCTCTTGGGACTTTTCTGATGCATGTCATACACTGCCTCCTACACCCTCAGCTGTAACGGATTGCAGACATCCAGACAAAAGGTCGAATGGAGAAATTTAGGCCTTCTCGTAGACCCAGTCGAAGGTGGCGCTCTTCCAGGAGATGAGCTCCTCAGGCTTGAACCAGAGggcaatctccttcttggcgtTCTCGACGCTGTCGGAACCGTGGCAGACGTTGCGGCCGACGTCCTAATGCAATGTCAGCGACAAACCATGACAGTGAGGTCTCAATTGAGCTTACGATAGCGAAGTCACCACGGATGGTGCCGGGAGCGGAGGCAAGAGGGTTGGTGGCACCGAGGATGGCTATTATCGTGCCATTAGCATATGCTCGTCACATGTCTGGAACACATCGATTGAAGGAAACTTACTACGGCCGGTCTTGACGACATCACGGCCCTCCCAGACCATGGCGCAGATGGGGCCGCTGAGCATGTCTATGTGTAGTGGTTAGTAACTTCCACGAAGAGAGAAGCCTTCAGTTTCTCATGTGGAAGGGAAGCTCACAGGAAACAAGACCCTTGAAGAAGGGCTTGTCGGAGAGGTCGGCGTAGTGCTGCTCAAGCTGggactgaggaggagagacCAGCTTCATGGCAACGAGCTTGAAGCTATGCACAATTAGCGCAAGCAATAGCCATTGAGTCCCAGAAATTACATACCCACGGTTCTCGAAGCGAGAGATGATGGGGCCGATGAGTCCGCGCTAAAGATGATCAAGTTAGTTCCGCCCTCATTCAAGATCAAGTTAGTTCCGCCCTCATTCAAGGCATGTAGACCATTAAACATCAGCAAAATGGCCACAGCCTCATACCTGGACACCATCAGGCTTGATGGCAATGAAGCTGCAGGAATTGATTAGCTTTGCTTGCACTGATGAAAGGGAAACCCCGAAGCagcgttgaagaagaacagatgGAAAGCTTGGGATTGAGCTTGGAAGTGCGATGGAAATTGTAACTTACGTCTGCTCGTTGGACATTTTGAGAGGTTGATaagagatgatggagatactgaagaagaattgaGGTAGTTGACAGCTCAGtaaaaaagaagaagaggtagacTTTCGGTGAGTTGGCGAAATTATAATGAGGACTGCGAGACCGAGTGGGGCAGGAGGGGCAGACCTGAAGCCTGTCTGCCTCAGGTTTCAAGTTTTAGTTgattatataataagatgTCTAACCTTAGGTTGCCTAGGTCATATTCGTACTAGTGCCACGCTAAACCAAGTTGGCTGTTACCCCGAATTCCCCCCGATCTGTTGATCTGGCCAGCCTGGAATCATCACCTGCGTTATCTGTTCATGATTGTTCGTGTTGGCCTCCAGCTCTGGTAGATGCAGGTCAGCGCTGAAAGTTCTGTACTTACAATACTTTCAGAGGTTGAGTGACTCTGATTGCATCAATTCACTCAAACATGGCCCGGAGCAGCTCGTCTCTCTCCAGATGGACGCTATTGCTCGCGTTGGTTGTCATTCTCGGGTGTCTTGTTGTACCCGGAGGTGAGCTCTATGCGCTCAACTTAATCCAATAGTAACGCCATCTGACCAAGTCTGCCAGTTACTGTGAAGCATGAGAACTTCAAGAAATGCTCTCAATCGGGTTTTTGTAAGCGAAACCGAGCTTTTGCAGATGACGTCTCCGCCCAAGGCGCGTCTTGGATTTCACCATATGAACTCGATCCCTCCTCAATTCACTTCAAAGATGGCCAACTGCAAGGGACAATTCTCAAGTCCATATCTGCCAATGAGAAAGTCAAGCTGCCACTTGTGATTTCTTTCCTGGAGTCTGGAGCTGCGCGCATCGTGGTCGACGAAGAGAAGCGGATGAAGGGCGAAATTGACCTCCGACATAACAGCCAAGTGCGCAAAGAGCGATACAATGAAGCAGAGCAATGGGCACTGGTTGGTGGTTTGGAATCGAGCAAAACTGCCGCTGTGGACACAGAATCCGAGACTGGATTCACAAAGGTACTTTACGGGCCGGATAACAAGTTTCAGGCAATCATTCGCCATGCGCCGTTCAGCGTTGATTTTCAGCGCGATGGCCAGAGCCATGTCCGAGTGAATCACAAGGGCTTCCTCAACGTGGAACACTGGCGGCCAAAGGTGGATGTGGCAGAGGGTGACAGTGTTCAGGAAAAATCGATACCTCAGCAAGATGAAAGCACTTGGTGGGAGGAAACTTTTGGTGGGAACACCGACTCCAAGCCAAAAGGTCCCGAAAGTATCGGCCTGGACATCACATTCCCTGG carries:
- the ndk1 gene encoding nucleoside-diphosphate kinase: MSNEQTFIAIKPDGVQRGLIGPIISRFENRGFKLVAMKLVSPPQSQLEQHYADLSDKPFFKGLVSYMLSGPICAMVWEGRDVVKTGRTILGATNPLASAPGTIRGDFAIDVGRNVCHGSDSVENAKKEIALWFKPEELISWKSATFDWVYEKA